In Necator americanus strain Aroian chromosome IV, whole genome shotgun sequence, the following proteins share a genomic window:
- a CDS encoding hypothetical protein (NECATOR_CHRIV.G16673.T1): MQSVLLLGIIALTAAQSDDIIPLPHPVPYMIPTEASADLRRILNDLNLTKLQFEDEMNKWAEKYGMKELFEKYKKQLENEKKELDEGLKQVTEYFAKIGELANVESLTRKEFNEKRQELIDKLTPKQEKVVRHLECSFTPFSAENCVPGTKGPNPSRPKPMRPGPMRPGPRRPWPMGPGPMRPGPMGTGPTGPWPMGPGPMRPGPMGPGPMRPGPMGTGPMGPMWPHRPFDTW; encoded by the exons ATGCAATCCGTACTTTTGTTAGGAATCATCGCCCTCACTGCTGCGCAATCGGATGACATTATTCCG CTTCCACATCCAGTGCCGTATATGATTCCGACAGAAGCGTCGGCTGATCTGCGGAGAATATTGAAT GACCTCAATCTGACCAAACTGCAGTTTGAAGACGAAATGAACAAATGGGCGGAAAAATATGGAATGAAG GAGCTGTTcgaaaaatacaagaaacagttggaaaacgagaaaaaggaACTTGATGAAGGACTGAAGCAAGTGACTGAATACTTTGCAAAGATTGGAGAGCTTGCTAATGTTGAG TCGCTTACCAGGAAAGAATTTAATGAAAAGAGACAGGAGCTCATCGATAAATTGACACCGAAGCAGGAAAAAGTTGTACGGCACCTTGAATGCTCTTTCACTCCATTCAGTGCCGAAAATTGTGTTCCTGGAACAAAGGGACCTAATCCATCAAGACCCAAACCAATGAGACCCGGACCAATGAGACCTGGACCAAGGAGACCTTGGCCAATGGGACCTGGACCAATGAGACCTGGACCAATGGGAACTGGACCAACGGGACCTTGGCCAATGGGACCTGGACCAATGAGACCTGGACCGATGGGACCTGGACCAATGAGACCTGGACCAATGGGAACTGGACCAATGGGTCCGATGTGGCCACACCGTCCATTCGATACAT GGTGA